Proteins found in one Sorghum bicolor cultivar BTx623 chromosome 1, Sorghum_bicolor_NCBIv3, whole genome shotgun sequence genomic segment:
- the LOC8078849 gene encoding pentatricopeptide repeat-containing protein At4g21065 — MLPSMLSKSTASPSPARLYRLLPVSSLQTNSHLRPAPNAASPPPSPPVQNPAFLSPCPYPYNHNNYATILRSCVLSRAVRPGRQLHARLLVSGLGLDAVLATRLVDLYASCGLVSVARRLFDEMPNQGNVFLWNVLIRAYARDGPREAAIELYREMLACGSMEPDNFTYPPVLKACAALLDLGAGREVHDRVMRTSWAADVFVCAGLIDMYAKCGCVDEAWAVFDSTTVRDAVVWNSMIAACGQNGRPAEALALCRNMAAEGIAPTIVTLVSAISAAADAGALPRGRELHGYGWRRGFGSQDKLKTSLLDMYAKSGWVTVARVLFDQLFHRELISWNAMICGFGMHGHADHACELFRRMRNEAQVMPDHITFVGVLSACNHGGMVQEAKEVFDLMVTVYSIKPMVQHYTCLVDVLGHSGRFKEASDVIKGMLVKPDSGIWGALLNGCKIHKNVELAELALHKLIELEPEDAGNYVLLSNIYAQSGKWEEAARVRKLMTNRGLKKIIACSWIELKGKSHGFLVGDASHPRSDEIYEELERLEGLISQTGYVPDTTSVFHNVEDDEKRNMVRGHSERLAIAFGLISTPPGTKLLVTKNLRVCEDCHVVIKLISQIEQREIIIRDVNRYHHFVNGECSCKDHW, encoded by the coding sequence ATGCTGCCATCCATGCTCTCAAAATCAACAGCCTCGCCGTCTCCGGCACGCCTCTACCGCCTCCTCCCCGTCTCGTCCCTCCAAACGAACAGCCATCTCCGGCCTGCACCCAATGCCGCATCTCCTCCACCTTCACCTCCTGTCCAAAACCCCGCCTTCCTCTCTCCTTGCCCATATCCGTACAACCACAACAACTACGCCACCATCCTCCGATCCTGCGTCCTCTCCAGAGCCGTCCGGCCCGGTCGGCAGCTCCACGCGAGGCTCCTCGTGTCGGGACTTGGCCTCGACGCGGTCCTCGCCACCAGGCTTGTCGATCTCTACGCGTCCTGCGGCCTTGTGTCTGTCGCCCGTCGCTTGTTCGACGAAATGcccaaccaggggaacgtcttCCTGTGGAACGTGCTCATCCGTGCCTATGCGCGCGACGGGCCACGCGAGGCGGCAATAGAGCTGTACCGCGAGATGCTGGCCTGTGGCAGCATGGAACCAGACAACTTCACGTATCCGCCGGTTCTCAAGGCGTGTGCTGCACTCCTGGACCTGGGCGCTGGCCGGGAGGTGCACGATCGTGTCATGCGCACGAGTTGGGCCGCAGATGTGTTTGTGTGTGCAGGCCTCATCGACATGTATGCCAAGTGTGGTTGCGTGGACGAGGCTTGGGCGGTGTTTGATAGCACCACAGTTAGAGACGCTGTGGTGTGGAATTCAATGATTGCAGCATGTGGGCAAAATGGGCGACCAGCAGAGGCGCTCGCTCTGTGCCGTAACATGGCGGCTGAAGGCATTGCGCCAACAATCGTCACTCTGGTGAGTGCGATATCAGCTGCGGCTgatgcaggtgcgctgcctaGAGGGAGGGAGCTGCATGGGTACGGTTGGAGGAGAGGGTTTGGATCACAGGACAAGCTGAAGACTTCCCTTCTGGACATGTATGCCAAGAGTGGTTGGGTTACAGTGGCGCGTGTTCTCTTTGATCAACTCTTCCACAGGGAGCTTATTTCTTGGAATGCCATGATCTGCGGATTTGGGATGCATGGCCATGCTGATCATGCATGTGAGCTGTTTCGAAGAATGCGGAATGAGGCTCAAGTGATGCCTGACCATATTACTTTTGTTGGGGTCCTATCTGCTTGTAACCATGGaggaatggtacaagaagcaaaagaagtatTTGATCTGATGGTGACTGTATATTCCATCAAGCCGATGGTGCAACATTACACCTGCCTTGTAGATGTTCTTGGTCACTCTGGTAGGTTCAAGGAAGCTTCTGATGTTATTAAAGGAATGTTGGTGAAGCCAGATTCAGGGATATGGGGTGCACTGCTAAATGGTTGTAAGATTCACAAAAATGTTGAACTAGCTGAACTAGCCCTGCataagttgattgaattggagcCTGAAGATGCTGGTAATTATGTGCTTCTATCAAATATATATGCTCAGTctgggaaatgggaagaagctgCAAGGGTGAGGAAGCTGATGACCAATAGAGGCTTGAAAAAGATAATTGCTTGCAGCTGGATCGAATTGAAAGGGAAGTCCCATGGGTTTCTTGTGGGTGATGCTTCTCATCCTAGATCAGATGAAATATATGAAGAGTTGGAGCGATTGGAAGGTCTCATCAGTCAAACTGGCTATGTGCCTGACACCACGTCAGTTTTCCATAATGTGGAAGATGATGAAAAGAGGAACATGGTACGGGGCCACAGCGAGAGGCTGGCCATTGCATTTGGACTCATTAGTACACCCCCTGGGACAAAGCTGCTTGTGACAAAGAATCTTCGAGTATGTGAGGACTGCCATGTTGTCATCAAGCTGATTTCGCAGATTGAGCAGCGTGAAATTATCATAAGAGATGTTAACCGCTACCATCACTTTGTAAATGGTGAATGCTCATGCAAAGACCATTGGTAA